A part of uncultured Umboniibacter sp. genomic DNA contains:
- a CDS encoding S46 family peptidase: MKRISPWLATSALSLTLVACSSPDSTPQQETTIDVTSDSFNTEGMWMPEQLPQLGDTLQTLGLELPVESLTKLTEFPMNAVISLGGCTASFVSPQGLVATNHHCAYGSIQYNSTEDNDLLANGFYAEQLTDELPAAPGSRIYVTEDVVDVTSDINAALNDEMSGLERNQAIENAEKSIVAACEETDGYRCNVYSYYGGLQYYLLKQMEIRDVRLVYAPASSIGKFGGDIDNWMWPRHTGDFSFYRAYVSPTGQPADFAEENVPFTPKNHLKVATQGPAEHDFVMVAGYPGSTNRYRTALEVENQFNWYYPTMQKVLANWSATIGEAAGEGTDAELKYASQIAGLNNYAKNFMGMMEGYARSDLLQRKVQLEADLQAWIDSDAERTEQYANSLNDLSELIAEDSQNQERDFAINYMARSSLLGAANTLVRLAHENQKANDERTLGYQERDLPRIEAGLQRINRRYDQNVDKAVWMFFVENYLALPADQRVAEFDAFFGLNGSAEDAQLLSAKLDEMYAQSSMEDAENRVTLMTATPAQLAESEDPFIQLAVTMFDFRMQREEEARDRSGLYSQLRPRYMQMLIDFYGEQGLPVYPDANSTLRVTYGVVKGYTPPAGSFTEAADGNDGVDSYVPFTTLNGITAKYTGEDPFDSPAVQLEQIEAENYGRYYDETLDSVSVNYLTTVDTTGGNSGSPTMNGKGEFIGLLFDGTYDSINADWDFTSSTRSIHVDVSYMLWVMENVDNTERLLEEMGIEH, from the coding sequence ATGAAGCGAATTTCGCCTTGGCTTGCCACTAGCGCGCTAAGCCTAACGCTGGTTGCCTGCTCATCACCCGATAGCACACCTCAGCAAGAAACCACCATTGATGTAACGAGCGATAGTTTTAACACCGAAGGTATGTGGATGCCTGAACAGCTTCCTCAGCTAGGTGATACACTACAAACTCTTGGCCTTGAGTTACCGGTTGAATCCCTCACCAAGCTCACCGAATTCCCAATGAATGCGGTCATCAGCCTAGGCGGTTGTACTGCGTCTTTCGTTTCTCCGCAGGGCTTGGTTGCCACCAACCACCATTGCGCCTACGGCTCTATCCAGTACAACTCAACTGAAGACAACGATCTGTTGGCCAACGGTTTTTATGCCGAACAGTTGACTGACGAACTACCCGCAGCACCCGGTTCGCGTATCTATGTGACCGAAGACGTTGTGGACGTCACTAGTGACATTAACGCTGCACTCAACGATGAAATGAGTGGTCTAGAGCGCAACCAAGCGATCGAGAATGCCGAGAAGTCCATTGTGGCGGCCTGTGAAGAAACCGATGGCTATCGCTGTAATGTCTATTCCTACTACGGCGGTTTGCAATACTATTTGCTCAAGCAGATGGAAATCCGTGACGTCCGCTTGGTCTATGCCCCTGCTAGCTCCATTGGTAAGTTCGGTGGCGATATCGACAATTGGATGTGGCCGCGCCACACGGGCGACTTCAGTTTCTACCGCGCCTACGTAAGCCCAACCGGTCAACCCGCTGATTTCGCTGAAGAGAATGTGCCATTTACCCCTAAGAATCACTTAAAGGTGGCTACACAAGGTCCAGCCGAACACGACTTCGTAATGGTCGCTGGCTATCCAGGCAGCACCAATCGTTACCGTACTGCGCTTGAAGTGGAAAACCAGTTCAACTGGTACTACCCAACCATGCAAAAGGTTTTAGCTAACTGGTCTGCCACCATTGGTGAAGCAGCGGGTGAAGGCACTGATGCTGAGCTCAAGTATGCTAGCCAGATTGCTGGTCTTAACAACTATGCCAAGAATTTCATGGGCATGATGGAAGGTTACGCGCGTTCGGATTTACTTCAGCGTAAAGTCCAACTCGAAGCCGACTTACAGGCTTGGATTGATAGTGATGCAGAGCGTACCGAGCAGTACGCCAACAGCCTTAACGACTTGAGTGAGCTCATCGCCGAAGACAGCCAAAACCAGGAACGCGACTTCGCCATTAACTACATGGCGCGAAGCAGCCTCCTAGGAGCCGCTAACACACTTGTTCGTCTAGCCCACGAAAATCAAAAGGCTAACGACGAGCGTACGCTGGGTTACCAAGAGCGTGATTTACCGCGTATCGAAGCGGGCCTGCAACGCATCAACCGTCGCTACGACCAGAACGTTGATAAGGCCGTTTGGATGTTCTTCGTTGAGAACTACTTAGCGCTTCCTGCTGACCAGCGTGTTGCAGAATTTGACGCCTTCTTCGGACTCAATGGTTCGGCTGAAGACGCACAGCTTCTCTCTGCGAAACTGGACGAAATGTATGCCCAGTCCAGCATGGAAGATGCCGAGAATCGCGTTACTCTAATGACAGCAACGCCGGCGCAACTTGCTGAGTCTGAAGATCCGTTCATTCAGCTAGCCGTAACGATGTTCGACTTTAGAATGCAGCGCGAGGAGGAGGCTCGAGATCGTTCTGGCCTATACTCACAGCTGCGCCCACGCTATATGCAAATGCTGATCGACTTCTACGGTGAGCAGGGCCTTCCTGTTTACCCGGACGCTAATAGCACCTTGCGCGTGACCTACGGTGTCGTGAAAGGCTACACCCCACCAGCAGGAAGCTTCACAGAGGCAGCTGACGGTAACGACGGTGTTGACTCTTACGTGCCCTTCACCACCCTAAACGGCATCACCGCGAAGTACACGGGCGAAGACCCATTCGATTCTCCGGCGGTTCAGCTTGAGCAAATTGAAGCGGAAAACTATGGTCGTTACTATGATGAGACTCTTGATTCGGTATCCGTGAATTACCTCACTACGGTTGATACGACCGGTGGTAACTCAGGCTCACCGACTATGAACGGTAAAGGTGAATTCATTGGTCTGCTATTCGATGGCACCTATGACAGCATCAATGCTGACTGGGACTTCACCTCATCAACGCGTTCTATTCACGTAGATGTTAGCTACATGCTTTGGGTCATGGAGAATGTGGATAACACCGAGCGTTTGCTTGAGGAAATGGGTATTGAACACTAA
- a CDS encoding co-chaperone GroES, whose translation MKIRPLHDRVVVRRNEQEETTAGGIILTAAAKEKPNQGEVVAVGPGAALDNGEVRTMSVQVGDQVVFGRYADSNTIKDGDEELIIMSESEIYGIVEA comes from the coding sequence ATGAAAATTCGTCCTCTACATGACCGTGTTGTTGTTCGTCGCAACGAACAAGAAGAGACAACAGCAGGCGGTATTATTCTAACCGCAGCAGCAAAAGAGAAGCCGAATCAGGGTGAAGTTGTAGCGGTAGGCCCAGGGGCTGCTTTGGATAATGGCGAAGTTCGCACGATGAGTGTGCAAGTAGGCGATCAGGTTGTCTTTGGTCGTTACGCAGATAGCAACACCATCAAAGATGGCGACGAGGAGCTTATTATCATGAGCGAATCTGAAATCTACGGCATTGTTGAAGCTTAA
- the xseA gene encoding exodeoxyribonuclease VII large subunit: MHNSPPSEQRQIFTVAQLNNFAKQVLEANLPMIWVEGELSNVTIAASGHWYFTLKDSRAQVRCAMFKGRNMRSRVRPQNGQKVLVCGRVSLYEGRGDYQLLADHMEDAGLGALQRQLDELKQKLQNEGLFNPEFKQPLPEQPQHIGVITSAKGAAIHDILKVLHARCPSIPVTIIPTAVQGADAPAAIVKAIQLAEASELFDVLIVGRGGGSLEDLWAFNDEQVARAIFSAEVPIISAVGHESDVSIADLVADVRAATPSQAAELASPDQSVWLTQVQQLRARLQRALIRIGQLNKRQFTTLSQRLRSPSRQLQQHAQTVDRNQISLQQVMGRQLSARKQHLASLAQRLRHPGERLTQQQQLVGQLSNRLIRAQEANLAHQRNALDRNSLSNTFLQTPLSAQQSRLHESVKQIGFIQQRLLTPKQEQFKLLVSKLNTVSPLATLERGYAVVKDDSGKVAPSKSALKTDDRIEILFRDGSLSAQILDK, from the coding sequence ATGCACAATTCACCCCCCTCAGAGCAAAGGCAAATATTCACGGTTGCCCAGCTTAATAACTTCGCCAAACAGGTGCTAGAAGCCAACCTACCTATGATTTGGGTGGAAGGTGAACTCTCGAATGTAACTATTGCCGCTTCCGGGCACTGGTACTTCACCCTTAAGGATAGTCGAGCTCAGGTTCGTTGCGCGATGTTTAAAGGGCGAAATATGCGTTCTCGGGTGCGGCCACAGAATGGCCAAAAGGTATTAGTTTGTGGTCGAGTCAGTCTCTACGAAGGCAGAGGTGATTACCAATTATTGGCTGATCACATGGAAGACGCCGGGCTTGGTGCACTTCAAAGACAGCTCGACGAACTAAAACAAAAGCTACAGAACGAGGGGCTATTTAACCCCGAATTTAAGCAGCCTCTACCAGAACAACCGCAACACATTGGCGTGATCACCTCCGCCAAGGGCGCTGCCATTCATGATATCCTAAAAGTCCTCCATGCCCGTTGCCCGAGTATTCCCGTAACAATTATCCCCACAGCTGTTCAGGGCGCTGACGCCCCAGCAGCGATCGTCAAGGCCATCCAGCTAGCGGAGGCCAGTGAGTTATTTGATGTACTCATTGTTGGTCGAGGTGGCGGGTCTCTTGAGGATCTGTGGGCCTTCAATGACGAACAGGTGGCGAGAGCCATTTTCTCAGCTGAAGTGCCTATTATATCGGCCGTTGGGCATGAATCCGATGTGTCGATTGCCGATTTAGTCGCCGACGTCCGTGCCGCGACGCCTTCGCAGGCCGCTGAACTTGCGAGCCCTGACCAAAGCGTCTGGCTCACTCAGGTGCAACAGCTTCGCGCTCGTCTGCAGCGGGCTTTGATTCGCATCGGCCAACTGAATAAGCGCCAGTTCACTACTCTGTCACAGCGGCTTCGTTCGCCCTCCCGCCAGCTCCAGCAGCACGCACAAACCGTTGATCGCAATCAAATTTCCCTCCAACAGGTGATGGGCAGGCAGCTTAGCGCCCGTAAACAGCACCTAGCGAGCTTGGCACAACGACTGCGTCACCCCGGTGAGCGCCTGACTCAACAGCAGCAGCTTGTGGGCCAGCTCAGCAACCGTCTAATTCGCGCCCAGGAGGCAAATTTAGCCCACCAGCGCAACGCACTGGATCGTAATAGTCTTAGTAACACGTTTTTACAGACACCGCTTTCGGCTCAGCAATCTCGACTGCACGAGAGTGTTAAGCAAATTGGCTTTATCCAGCAGCGACTCCTCACGCCTAAGCAGGAGCAATTTAAGCTTCTAGTATCAAAGCTCAATACCGTTTCGCCATTAGCGACGCTTGAGCGCGGTTATGCGGTGGTTAAGGATGACTCCGGTAAAGTTGCACCAAGCAAAAGTGCACTTAAGACGGATGACCGAATAGAGATTCTATTCCGTGATGGCAGTCTTTCGGCCCAGATTTTGGATAAGTAG
- a CDS encoding DASS family sodium-coupled anion symporter — MPLSFYLPRQRSSIAIVAALGLFFLMQLTSGYQTTMSDQAWDVASLVVLMAILWGFEAIPVAVTALLPLIVLPLLGVGGLRDFSAGYAHPLIFLFLGAFILALALEKWHLHRRIALAILSRVGTEGRAIIGGFMLIAALLSMGMTNTSTTMMLLPIALSVAALISERDDLQPTSKKNFAIALVIGVAFGATIGGMATIIGTPPNALVAAFVSEEYGIDIGFTEWLAIGLPLTCMLLPCAWWVLTRLVFRFQVSSSDTVQSHIFELKQALGEMSSAEKRVGLVFSLVIFCWALRPWLASSLDLPFLSDAVIALAAAALLFVIPASSNSEERLMDWDTAKTLPWAVLLLFGGGLSLAGAVNSSGLALWLGESLLPFSQYGLLVLILAVTFTVVYLTELTSNLATTATFLPIVAALALQLDISPLILCIPVALAASCAFMLPVATAPNAIVYSSGLFAVADMAKAGMRLNLIAGFVVAMFCFLFLT, encoded by the coding sequence ATGCCTCTATCGTTTTATCTTCCTCGCCAACGCAGCAGCATTGCCATCGTTGCGGCACTGGGACTTTTCTTCCTGATGCAGCTAACTAGTGGCTATCAAACCACTATGAGTGATCAAGCCTGGGATGTGGCGAGCTTGGTAGTCTTAATGGCAATTCTTTGGGGATTCGAAGCGATTCCAGTGGCCGTAACCGCTCTCTTGCCATTAATCGTCCTGCCGTTACTAGGCGTAGGAGGTCTGCGAGACTTTTCAGCCGGCTATGCGCATCCGCTAATTTTCCTTTTTCTTGGCGCTTTTATCCTTGCCCTAGCACTTGAGAAGTGGCATCTACATCGTCGCATAGCGTTAGCAATCCTCAGTCGAGTGGGGACGGAAGGGCGAGCGATTATCGGGGGCTTCATGCTCATCGCAGCGCTGCTATCCATGGGAATGACGAACACCTCAACAACCATGATGTTGTTGCCCATTGCGTTGTCTGTTGCCGCATTGATTAGCGAACGGGATGACCTTCAGCCTACCTCGAAAAAGAATTTCGCTATCGCATTAGTTATCGGCGTAGCTTTCGGTGCCACCATTGGCGGTATGGCAACGATTATCGGCACTCCTCCCAATGCCCTGGTTGCGGCGTTCGTGAGCGAAGAATATGGTATCGATATTGGTTTCACTGAGTGGCTCGCTATCGGATTGCCGTTAACCTGTATGTTGCTGCCCTGTGCCTGGTGGGTGCTAACTCGCTTGGTGTTTCGCTTTCAGGTCTCGTCGAGTGATACGGTTCAGTCACATATCTTTGAGCTGAAACAAGCCCTCGGCGAAATGTCCTCAGCGGAGAAACGAGTAGGGCTAGTGTTCTCGTTGGTAATTTTTTGCTGGGCGCTCAGACCCTGGTTGGCGTCGTCCCTCGACCTACCGTTTTTAAGTGATGCGGTAATCGCACTTGCTGCAGCGGCATTACTGTTTGTGATCCCCGCTTCATCTAACAGTGAGGAGCGTCTTATGGACTGGGATACTGCCAAGACCTTGCCTTGGGCTGTTTTACTCCTATTTGGAGGCGGTTTGAGTTTAGCTGGAGCGGTGAACTCGTCGGGCTTGGCGCTGTGGCTGGGTGAATCACTATTGCCGTTCAGCCAATATGGTCTGCTGGTGCTTATCCTAGCGGTGACCTTTACGGTGGTGTATCTCACTGAATTGACCTCCAATTTAGCAACCACGGCAACCTTTCTTCCTATTGTAGCGGCGCTTGCGCTGCAGTTGGATATTAGTCCGTTAATTCTCTGCATACCGGTCGCGTTAGCAGCAAGCTGTGCGTTCATGCTACCCGTAGCCACAGCTCCGAATGCCATTGTGTATTCATCAGGACTCTTTGCGGTGGCTGATATGGCCAAGGCCGGCATGCGCTTGAATCTGATCGCGGGCTTTGTTGTTGCGATGTTCTGTTTTCTATTTCTGACCTAG
- a CDS encoding MGMT family protein, whose amino-acid sequence MNPTFNDQVYAILSQIPVGTVTSYGEIAKLAGHPSHARQVARVLKTLPPNTKLPWHRVLNSRHHIALPLGSPSGQEQRQRLLNEGATVDGARVSFPSRS is encoded by the coding sequence ATGAACCCTACTTTTAATGATCAAGTGTACGCCATCCTAAGTCAAATCCCAGTAGGGACCGTCACCAGCTATGGGGAAATCGCCAAACTAGCTGGCCATCCATCGCATGCAAGGCAGGTAGCGCGGGTGCTGAAAACACTACCCCCAAACACCAAGCTACCGTGGCATCGCGTCCTTAACAGTCGACACCATATTGCCCTGCCGCTTGGCTCACCTTCAGGACAAGAGCAACGACAACGCTTGCTCAACGAAGGGGCGACCGTCGACGGCGCTCGCGTCAGTTTTCCCTCTCGCAGCTAA
- the groL gene encoding chaperonin GroEL (60 kDa chaperone family; promotes refolding of misfolded polypeptides especially under stressful conditions; forms two stacked rings of heptamers to form a barrel-shaped 14mer; ends can be capped by GroES; misfolded proteins enter the barrel where they are refolded when GroES binds), giving the protein MAKEVLFGDQARAKMLVGVNVLADAVRATLGPKGRNVVLDKSFGAPTITKDGVSVAKEIELEDKFENMGAQMVKEVASKANDVAGDGTTTATVLAQSIVNEGLKAVAAGMNPMDLKRGIDKAVIAAVEHLHSLAIPCADTKAIAQVGNISANSDSSIGDIIAEAMEKVGKEGVITVEEGSGLQNELDVVEGMQFDRGYLSPYFVTNQESMQVELDNPFILLVDKKISNIRELLPVLEQVAKSSRPLLIVAEDLEGEALATLVVNNMRGIMKVAACKAPGFGDRRKAMLEDIAILSGGAVISEEVGMEIESATLEHLGQAKRITLSKDTTVIVDGAGNADAIQARVVAIRAQIEETSSDYDREKLQERVAKLAGGVAVIKVGAATEVEMKEKKDRVEDALHATRAAVEEGVVAGGGVALIRCVKALEGLTGDNLDQTAGINLARRAMEAPLRQIVDNAGDEASVVVDKVKQGENTYGYNAGTGEYGDMMAMGILDPAKVTRSALQAAGSIAGLMITTEAMVADKPSADAGAPDMGGMGGMGGMGGMM; this is encoded by the coding sequence ATGGCTAAAGAAGTTTTATTTGGCGACCAGGCTCGCGCGAAGATGTTAGTAGGCGTGAATGTTCTGGCTGACGCCGTCCGTGCAACACTTGGACCTAAAGGTCGTAACGTAGTACTAGATAAGTCTTTCGGCGCACCGACGATCACTAAAGATGGCGTATCGGTTGCGAAAGAAATCGAACTAGAAGACAAGTTCGAGAACATGGGCGCACAAATGGTTAAAGAAGTTGCGTCAAAGGCAAACGACGTGGCGGGAGACGGCACGACTACGGCTACCGTATTGGCTCAGTCTATTGTTAACGAAGGCCTTAAAGCGGTGGCAGCGGGCATGAACCCGATGGACCTTAAGCGCGGCATCGACAAAGCGGTTATTGCTGCCGTTGAGCACCTACACTCCTTGGCAATCCCGTGTGCCGACACAAAGGCCATTGCACAGGTTGGTAACATTTCGGCTAACTCTGATTCGAGCATTGGTGACATCATCGCTGAAGCTATGGAAAAAGTAGGCAAAGAGGGCGTTATTACTGTTGAAGAAGGTTCTGGCCTGCAAAACGAACTAGACGTCGTTGAGGGTATGCAGTTTGACCGCGGTTACCTATCTCCTTACTTTGTCACCAACCAAGAAAGCATGCAGGTTGAATTGGATAACCCATTCATCCTATTGGTAGATAAGAAGATTTCTAATATTCGTGAATTGCTGCCAGTCCTAGAACAGGTAGCTAAATCTTCACGTCCGCTACTGATTGTTGCTGAAGACCTTGAAGGCGAAGCACTGGCTACCTTAGTCGTTAACAACATGCGCGGCATTATGAAAGTTGCCGCATGTAAGGCGCCTGGCTTTGGTGATCGTCGTAAAGCAATGCTTGAGGACATCGCAATCCTTTCAGGTGGTGCTGTGATCTCTGAAGAAGTGGGCATGGAAATTGAAAGCGCTACGCTGGAGCACCTTGGCCAAGCTAAGCGTATTACACTGAGCAAAGATACTACCGTTATTGTTGACGGCGCTGGTAACGCTGATGCGATCCAAGCTCGTGTTGTCGCGATTCGTGCGCAGATTGAAGAGACCTCTTCAGACTACGACCGCGAGAAGCTTCAGGAGCGTGTTGCTAAGCTAGCTGGCGGTGTTGCTGTCATTAAAGTGGGTGCAGCCACCGAAGTAGAAATGAAAGAGAAGAAAGATCGCGTTGAAGATGCACTTCACGCTACCCGCGCAGCCGTGGAAGAAGGTGTTGTTGCCGGTGGTGGTGTTGCGCTAATCCGTTGCGTTAAAGCATTGGAAGGTCTTACTGGTGATAACCTAGATCAGACAGCAGGTATTAACCTAGCCCGTCGTGCTATGGAAGCGCCACTTCGCCAAATCGTTGATAACGCCGGTGATGAAGCTTCTGTGGTGGTTGATAAGGTGAAGCAAGGTGAGAACACTTACGGCTATAACGCTGGTACGGGAGAGTACGGCGATATGATGGCAATGGGTATTCTAGATCCAGCTAAGGTGACTCGTTCGGCACTTCAGGCTGCCGGGTCAATTGCCGGTTTGATGATTACCACTGAAGCCATGGTTGCTGATAAGCCATCTGCTGATGCAGGCGCGCCTGACATGGGCGGCATGGGTGGAATGGGTGGCATGGGCGGCATGATGTAA
- a CDS encoding FxsA family protein, with amino-acid sequence MHKVLFGLIAIPVIELWVLITIGAEIGALATIALCFVTAFIGVQLLRHQGFALLRQVDEKVARGEAPTGELVEGVVMAVGGGMLLFPGFVSDVVGFLLILPATRYLFITRVAKYYQSRAKFYAASQSGVIIDGEFERHSDKNLK; translated from the coding sequence ATGCACAAAGTACTCTTCGGCTTAATTGCCATTCCAGTTATAGAACTATGGGTGCTAATCACTATCGGTGCTGAAATTGGCGCGCTAGCAACCATCGCATTATGTTTTGTTACCGCGTTTATTGGTGTTCAGCTATTGCGCCACCAAGGCTTTGCTCTGCTTAGGCAAGTTGACGAAAAGGTCGCTCGTGGCGAAGCTCCTACTGGAGAATTGGTTGAAGGAGTCGTGATGGCAGTAGGGGGAGGTATGTTGCTATTCCCTGGGTTTGTCTCTGATGTCGTCGGCTTTTTGTTGATTCTACCGGCAACACGCTATCTCTTTATCACGCGAGTAGCGAAGTACTATCAGTCGAGAGCAAAATTTTATGCGGCCAGCCAGAGCGGAGTGATCATTGATGGTGAGTTCGAGCGCCATTCCGACAAAAATCTAAAATAA
- a CDS encoding DUF481 domain-containing protein, whose protein sequence is MIKQVFTAIVVATASGIASADVLVTKNGERLLGELESIRGDSLVWASDSFSTLTLSKSDIAELVLTQAININGHDEPCYMDSFVDGMMRLNCEGTESFVHLDMLQSLEPWIDPDYEYFSWTGNIRLTGELFWGNKTDKDWTLDSATSVYKGDFRHTGALYYKRDDNSDPLAESDIKWIASYSLDWFYNEHWYLNSNTEARRDDTDSIDSRYTFGVGIGYRFWDDDTGHLFIENGPVYVKETLDESGLKTTTSSTGWRYKFDWFTPFPIWSEELGAAPDFYHTHTVTMTDTDNLRTQIESNTGLRFPVFGSINADFDFEADYDDMPSEGNQKTDYQLRLGISYTW, encoded by the coding sequence ATGATAAAACAGGTTTTTACGGCAATAGTTGTAGCCACTGCTAGTGGAATTGCGTCTGCCGATGTATTAGTCACCAAGAATGGCGAACGTCTATTGGGTGAATTGGAGTCCATTCGTGGTGATTCATTAGTTTGGGCCTCCGACTCCTTTAGTACATTAACACTATCTAAGTCAGATATTGCTGAGTTGGTGCTTACTCAGGCTATTAACATTAATGGTCATGATGAGCCTTGCTATATGGACAGCTTTGTTGACGGCATGATGAGACTTAATTGTGAAGGCACCGAATCATTCGTCCATTTGGATATGCTGCAATCGTTGGAGCCGTGGATTGACCCAGATTATGAATACTTTAGCTGGACCGGCAATATCAGGCTCACTGGAGAGCTTTTTTGGGGTAATAAAACGGATAAAGATTGGACCTTGGATTCCGCTACCAGTGTTTACAAAGGCGATTTTCGGCACACGGGAGCGCTGTATTATAAACGTGATGACAACTCCGATCCTTTAGCGGAGTCTGATATTAAATGGATAGCAAGCTATAGCTTAGATTGGTTTTATAATGAGCACTGGTACCTCAACAGTAACACTGAAGCACGCCGAGATGATACGGATTCCATTGATAGTCGATACACGTTTGGTGTGGGTATAGGTTATCGTTTCTGGGATGACGATACCGGTCATTTATTCATTGAGAATGGCCCGGTATATGTTAAGGAAACGTTAGATGAAAGTGGTCTTAAAACTACGACTAGCTCAACCGGTTGGCGATATAAATTTGATTGGTTTACGCCATTTCCTATTTGGAGCGAGGAGTTAGGTGCCGCGCCAGATTTCTATCATACTCACACCGTGACCATGACAGACACTGATAACCTCCGCACCCAGATTGAATCGAATACGGGGCTCCGCTTCCCGGTTTTCGGTAGCATTAACGCTGACTTTGATTTCGAGGCCGACTACGACGATATGCCGAGTGAAGGTAATCAAAAAACTGACTATCAACTTCGATTAGGAATCTCTTATACCTGGTAA
- a CDS encoding type VI secretion system tube protein Hcp: MSIKRKIMALSVSALLTVFSTTASAAVDMFIKIGDIEGESQHADHRGAIDVLAWSWGVSSEGQRNNRGGACVEGLSLTKWIDKASGELMMSVVANQSFPEATLTITRQGERPMDYLTITLRNVSVSSVSTGGSNEQDRLAESVTLNFEVAEWVYTEQTPDGRPGSSSTSTIYGSCR, from the coding sequence ATGAGTATCAAGCGCAAAATCATGGCACTTTCGGTGTCAGCTCTACTAACTGTTTTCTCAACAACCGCATCAGCCGCCGTTGATATGTTCATCAAGATCGGCGACATTGAAGGCGAGTCTCAGCACGCCGACCACCGAGGCGCAATCGACGTTTTAGCATGGAGTTGGGGAGTCAGTAGTGAAGGCCAGAGGAATAACCGCGGTGGCGCCTGCGTAGAAGGCTTATCGCTTACCAAGTGGATTGATAAGGCAAGTGGCGAGTTAATGATGAGCGTCGTCGCCAATCAATCATTTCCTGAAGCGACTTTGACAATTACTCGTCAAGGGGAAAGGCCAATGGATTACCTGACCATCACCCTAAGAAACGTTTCCGTTTCGTCGGTGTCTACGGGTGGTTCGAATGAACAGGATAGACTAGCTGAATCCGTAACTCTGAATTTCGAGGTAGCCGAGTGGGTCTATACTGAGCAAACTCCCGACGGTCGACCTGGTTCATCCTCAACCTCTACGATTTATGGAAGCTGTCGTTAG